From a region of the Helianthus annuus cultivar XRQ/B chromosome 5, HanXRQr2.0-SUNRISE, whole genome shotgun sequence genome:
- the LOC110942219 gene encoding protein trichome berefringence-like 7 — translation MAHIVYWSSFRSSILKWVYRKRSIFRSFNKLNMISSCLFILLTLTIIYGYYYIHLFKAVPHVIIEEQTSISSKDSNKPCDLYDGAWVLDEGYPLYNASECPFAETSFNCLANGRKDDGYLKWRWKPNRCEVSRFDVGVVLEKLRGKRVVFVGDSLSRTQWESMICLLMNGVDDKTSVYEVNGNKISKKIRYLGVRFSLYNFTVEFYRSVFLVQIGSVPRHSPKRVRSTVKLDELDNVSSKWIDSDVLVFNTGHWWNRAKLFEMGCYFKVNGRLKLGMSTMAAYTTALNTWASWVENKIDTDRTRVFFRTFEGSHWSGPKGHTCKVTENPLVQSKSEYSEYRSQFSDIIREVVNNMTVPVTVMHVTPMGSYRSDAHVGIWSDNPTVPDCSHWCLPGVPDAWNEILFSYL, via the exons ATGGCCCATATTGTATATTGGAGTTCCTTTAGGTCTTCAATCTTGAAATGGGTATATAGAAAAAGATCCATTTTTCGGTCATTCAACAAGTTAAATATGATCAGTTCTTGTTTATTCATTCTGTTAACTCTAACTATAATCTATGGGTATTACTATATACACTTATTCAAAGCTGTTCCACATGTAATTATTGAAGAACAAACTAGCATAAGTTCAAAAGATTCTAACAAACCTTGTGATCTTTATGATGGAGCTTGGGTTCTTGATGAAGGCTACCCTTTATACAATGCATCCGAATGCCCTTTTGCCGAAACTAGTTTTAATTGTTTAGCAAACGGTCGGAAAGACGACGGGTATCTTAAGTGGCGATGGAAGCCGAATCGTTGCGAGGTTTCGAGGTTTGACGTTGGTGTTGTGTTGGAAAAGCTTCGTGGGAAGCGGGTTGTGTTTGTCGGGGATTCGTTGAGTAGGACGCAATGGGAGTCGATGATTTGTTTGCTTATGAACGGTGTGGATGATAAGACGAGTGTTTATGAGGTTAATGGGAATAAGATAAGTAAGAAGATTAGGTATTTGGGTGTGAGGTTTAGTTTGTATAATTTTACGGTTGAGTTTTATAGGTCGGTTTTTTTGGTGCAAATTGGCTCCGTTCCGAGACATTCGCCGAAGAGGGTTAGGTCGACGGTTAAACTCGATGAGTTGGATAATGTTAGTTCGAAGTGGATTGATTCTGACGTTCTTGTGTTTAATACGGGTCATTGGTGGAATCGCGCAAAGCTTTTTGAAAT GGGTTGTTATTTTAAGGTCAACGGACGGCTAAAACTTGGAATGTCAACAATGGCTGCATATACAACAGCGTTAAACACGTGGGCTTCATGGGTCGAAAATAAGATTGATACAGACCGGACCCGTGTGTTTTTTAGGACTTTTGAGGGCAGTCATTGGAG CGGCCCAAAGGGTCACACTTGCAAAGTCACCGAGAATCCCTTGGTTCAAAGCAAGAGCGAATACAGTGAATACCGAAGTCAATTCTCGGATATTATAAGAGAAGTGGTGAATAACATGACGGTTCCTGTAACAGTAATGCATGTGACCCCCATGGGATCGTACCGTAGTGATGCACACGTTGGCATATGGAGTGATAATCCAACGGTTCCTGATTGTAGCCATTGGTGCTTACCCGGGGTCCCTGATGCATGGAATGAAATCCTTTTTTCATACTTATGA
- the LOC110942217 gene encoding serine carboxypeptidase-like 42, with protein sequence MGTWWFVVVAVVVVVMGGGSGFPVEDLVVRLPGQPVVGFKQYAGYVDVDLKAGRSLFYYFVEADNDADHKPLSLWLNGGPGCSSMGGGAFTELGPFFPLGNGRGLRRNSKSWNKASNLLFVESPAGVGWSYSNTTSDYTTGDANTARDMHTFLINWYKKFPSFKSRDLYLTGESYAGHYIPQLAIALLDHNEQHSTGFKFNIKGVAIGNPLLKLDRDVPAVYEYYWSHGMISDEIGLTLMNDCRFEDYTFASPHNESDACNDAISQANNIIGEYINNYDVILDVCYPSIVEQELRLKKTATKISFGIDVCMSYERRFYFNLPEVQRALHANRTKLSYPWSMCSGILNYNDNDGNINILPLLKRIIKNRIPVWIFSGDQDSVVPLLGSRTLVRELAHDLQFKVTVPYGAWFHQGQVGGWVTEYGNLLTFATVRGAAHMVPYAQPSRALHLFSSFVRGSRLPNNTRPSIED encoded by the exons ATGGGTACATGGTGGTTTGTGGTGGTGGCTGTAGTGGTGGTTGTAATGGGTGGTGGAAGTGGTTTTCCGGTGGAGGATCTGGTGGTTAGATTGCCTGGACAACCAGTTGTTGGGTTCAAACAGTATGCTGGTTATGTTGATGTGGATTTGAAGGCTGGAAGaagtttgttttattattttgttgAGGCTGATAATGATGCTGATCATAAACCATTATCTCTCTGGCTCAATGgag GCCCAGGTTGCTCATCAATGGGTGGGGGAGCCTTCACAGAGTTGGGCCCATTTTTCCCATTGGGTAATGGCAGGGGCCTGAGAAGAAATTCAAAATCATGGAACAAAG CGTCCAATCTTTTGTTCGTCGAGTCTCCAGCTGGCGTAGGGTGGTCATACTCGAACACAACTTCAGATTACACCACCGGGGATGCCAACACGG CAAGGGATATGCATACCTTCTTGATAAATTGGTACAAGAAGTTTCCATCTTTCAAATCACGCGATTTGTATCTTACAGGCGAAAGTTATGCCG GACATTACATTCCACAACTTGCTATTGCACTTTTGGACCACAATGAACAACATTCCACTGGCTtcaagttcaacatcaaaggagTTGCT ATCGGTAACCCGCTCCTTAAACTTGACCGCGATGTGCCAGCTGTATACGAATATTACTGGTCCCATGGGATGATATCGGACGAAATTGGCCTTACGCTCATGAACGATTGCCGTTTTGAAGATTATACATTTGCATCACCTCATAATGAATCCGATGCATGTAACGATGCCATTTCGCAAGCAAATAATATCATCGGCGAATATATTAATAACTATGATGTGATCCTTGATGTATGCTACCCGTCTATTGTAGAACAAGAGCTTCGTTTGAAGAAAAcg GCTACCAAGATTAGCTTTGGAATAGATGTATGCATGAGCTATGAAAGACGGTTTTATTTTAATCTTCCTGAAGTTCAACGGGCGTTACATGCTAACCGAACAAAGTTGTCATATCCATGGAGCATGTGTAGTGG AATTTTAAATTACAATGACAACGACGGAAACATCAACATTCTACCGTTGCTTAAACGGATCATCAAAAACCGGATTCCAGTTTGGATTTTCAG CGGCGACCAAGATTCTGTAGTCCCGTTGCTTGGATCACGAACGCTTGTTCGCGAATTGGCACACGATTTGCAGTTTAAGGTTACTGTTCCATATGGAGCTTGGTTTCATCAGGGCCAG GTTGGAGGTTGGGTGACTGAATATGGGAACCTGTTGACTTTCGCAACGGTCAGAGGGGCGGCTCATATGGTGCCATATGCTCAGCCGTCTCGCGCTCTACATCTGTTTAGTTCATTTGTTCGCGGTTCAAGACTCCCTAACAACACCCGTCCCTCTATTGAGGATTAA